The window AAGGCGGTATGGTGGGAGAGCCGGATGCTGCCAACCGGTGCATCACTTATCTGAAAGAGAAATTATTTATGTAAATTTATAGAAACTGAGAAATGGAGGAAATAAACATGAGCAAACCATTAATCGTAATACCAATAGGAGATCCGGCGGGCATTGGCCCGGAGATCGTGGCAAAGGCGCTGGCAGAGCGGGGAGTCTTTGAGGCTGCCAGATGCATTGCAGTAGGAGACAGAAAAATCATGGAGCAGGCCATCAGGATCACTGGGACTGACTTAAGGATTAAGACGGTAAAGGAGCCGGAGGAAGGGGAATTTGAGGAAGGGATATTAAACCTCATTGATCTGGATAACGTGGACATGGACCGGTTTGCCTTTGGAGAGGTAAGCGGCATGTGCGGCAGGGCTGCCTATGAATACATTGAGGAAAGCGTCAGGCTGGCAAACGAGGGCAGGGCGGATGCGGTGGCTACCACTCCCATCAACAAGGAGGCATTAAAGGCAGGAGACATTCACTTCATCGGCCATACGGAGATATTCAGCGCCCTGACGGAAACTGAGGATCCGCTCACCATGTTTGAGACCAATGGGCTGAGGGTCTTTTTCCTCACCAGGCATGTTTCCTTAAGAAAGATGCTGGATATGGTGACAAAGGAGCGGATCAAGGATTATGTAAAGCGCTGCCTTGAAGCACTTAAACGGCTGGGGGTTGAGGAGGGAACCATGGCAGTAGCCGGGCTTAATCCTCACTGCGGGGAACACGGCCTATTTGGTGATGAAGAGGTGAATGAGATCATTCCTGCCGTACTGGAATTACAGGAAGAGGGATATCCGGTAACAGGCCCTATCGGGGCGGATTCCGTATTCCATCAGGCGGCTCAGGGGCGGTTTAACAGCGTGCTTTCCCTGTATCATGACCAGGGTCATATTGCAACAAAGACCCTGGATTTTGACCGCACCATTGCCGTCACCAACGGGATGCCCATTCTGCGCACTTCCGTGGACCATGGCACGGCCTTTGACATCGCCGGAACCGGCAAGGCAAGCGCTGTCAGCATGGTGGAGGCTGTTTTACTTGCAGCAAAGTATTCCCCTCGCTTTAAAAAGGCGTAAAAGGGGCAGTGAAAAATTAAGAGGAGGGTTTCTTTATGGTAGGAGGACTTAGCGGCGAAAGAATGATGATTGCCCTTGGAATCGGCATCGTGATTCTCATATTCTTGGTACTGAAAACAAAGATCCACGCATTTTTGGCCCTGATCATGGCATCGGTCATCATCGGCGTGGTAGGGGGTATGCCTCTAGTGAACATCACCCTGGAAAACGGCAAGACCTTTGGTATTGTTAATTCCATAACAACCGGATTCGGGGGCACGCTTGGAAGTATAGGAATCATCATTGGTTTTGGGGTAATGATGGGACAGATATTTGAGAGGACCGGGGCTGCCAAGCGGATGGCCCAGACGTTTTTAAAGCTCTTTGGGAAAAAGAGGGAGGAGGAAGCTCTGGCACTTACGGGATTTCTGGTTTCCATCCCCATTTTCTGCGACTCCGGATTTGTAATTCTCGCCCCTATTGCAAAGGCCATTTCAAGGGTGACCAAAAAATCAGTGATTTCCCTGGGCGCAGCACTGGCAGCAGGGCTTGTGATCACCCACACCCTTGTGCCGCCTACTCCCGGGCCTTTGGGTGTATGCGGAATCTTTGGAGTTGACGTAGGAAAATTCATTCTTTATGGTCTTGTTGTGGCCATTCCCATGACAGTGGCCTGTACGTTTTATGCAAGATGGATCGGGAAAAGGCTTTATCAGATCCCTGACGACAAGGAAGGCTTTGTGCGCCTCCCCTATCAGGAGCCGGATTACTCCCAGGATTTTTCCGTTGGGTTTGAAAACCTGCCTTCCACACTGGAATCCTTTGCTCCTCTGTTTCTTCCCATCATCCTTATCCTGATCAGTACGGTTTCCAGCGCTTTGGGAAAGACCTCCGGCTTTATGCAGGTATTCCAGTTCCTGGGAAGCCCCATCGTAGCGGTAGGCATCGGACTTGTGCTGGCCATCTTCACCCTGGGAAGGAATTTAACCAGAGAAGAGGCGATCAAGGAAATGGAAAGAGGCATGGCATCCGCAGGAATCATCATGCTGGTGACCGGAGGAGGCGGTGCCCTGGGTCAGATCATCAAGGACAGCGGCCTTGGAACCTATATGGCGGAAGCTCTTGCAGGTACGGCGGTTCCCATCGTCATCCTTCCGTTCCTCATTTCCACAGCCATGCGTTTTATCCAGGGATCCGGCACGGTTGCCATGACAACGGCTGCCAGCATATCTGCTCCCATCATTCTGGCTGCTGGCGTGAACCCCATACTTGGAGCTTTGGCATGCTGCGTAGGCTCCCTGTTCTTCAGCTACTTTAATGACAGCTATTTCTGGGTGGTTAACCGGACCCTGGGAGTGGGAGAAGTAAAGGATCAGATCGCCACTTATTCCATCACTTCCACCATAGCATGGGCCGTTGGATTTGTTGAAGTTTTAATATTGAGTATTTTCCTGTAATCATTTATGATATACACATGGGATATTGTGCAGTAAGCAGATGCCCTGCCGCCGGAGTTTCCGGCGGCAGGGATTTTTGTAATAAAACAGGTATAGGCTTCATGACAGGAGGAAGGGCTCATGATGATGGCGGAGAGGCAGATTAAGATTCTGAACATGATACAGGAAGATGGAAGCGTCCAGGTAGAGGAGCTGGCAAAGGAGCTTGATGTCAGTCCTATGACCATTCGCAGGGATTTGGAAAAGCTTCAGAAGGAGGGGCTGATCGAACGCTGCCACGGAGGTGCGGTGAGCAAGACTGAGGTGGCATATGCGGATAAAAGCGTGAAAAATCATGGACAAAAGGAGCTGATCGCAGAAAAATGCGTGGAATTCATCAGGGAAGGGACTACCGTATACTTAGATGCAGGAACCACCACCTACGAGATCGCAAAGCGGATCATGGAGATGGAAAACATGACAGTCATCACCAATGACTTGGAGATCGCCCTTTTGATGAAAAACAGCAAGGCAGAGCTGATCCTGTGCGGCGGTTACGTCCAGAAGTCCACGGGAAGCACCTTAGGCTATTACACCACCCAGATGATAGAGGATTTCCGGTTTGATACCGGATTTTTCGGGGCTGCAGCCATAAGCGGGGAATTCCATGTGCTGACGCCGACCACTGACAAGGCATTTTTAAAGCGCCAGCTTGTAAAGCAGTGCCAGCAGTCTTTCCTGGCTGTGGATGATTCAAAATTCAACCGCCAGGGGATGAACCGGATCAACCGTCTGGCAGATTATACAGGGATTATAACGGATCATGAATTTAAAGAACAGGAAAAGGCTGCCCTTCGAAAGCAGGGGGTGCGGATCATTTCTGTCAATCAGGAGGATTCCAATGATTGACATAGTTGAAAAGATGGTGCTAGAATGATGTTTATTGGCTGCAGATTTTCATACAGAAGCAGGAGGAAGGATTATGGCGAAGATAGGAATCATTGGAATTGGAAATATGGGTTTTGCAATATTGAAAGGACTGTTAAAGACATGGGGTAAGGA of the Lacrimispora indolis DSM 755 genome contains:
- the pdxA gene encoding 4-hydroxythreonine-4-phosphate dehydrogenase PdxA yields the protein MSKPLIVIPIGDPAGIGPEIVAKALAERGVFEAARCIAVGDRKIMEQAIRITGTDLRIKTVKEPEEGEFEEGILNLIDLDNVDMDRFAFGEVSGMCGRAAYEYIEESVRLANEGRADAVATTPINKEALKAGDIHFIGHTEIFSALTETEDPLTMFETNGLRVFFLTRHVSLRKMLDMVTKERIKDYVKRCLEALKRLGVEEGTMAVAGLNPHCGEHGLFGDEEVNEIIPAVLELQEEGYPVTGPIGADSVFHQAAQGRFNSVLSLYHDQGHIATKTLDFDRTIAVTNGMPILRTSVDHGTAFDIAGTGKASAVSMVEAVLLAAKYSPRFKKA
- a CDS encoding GntP family permease, giving the protein MVGGLSGERMMIALGIGIVILIFLVLKTKIHAFLALIMASVIIGVVGGMPLVNITLENGKTFGIVNSITTGFGGTLGSIGIIIGFGVMMGQIFERTGAAKRMAQTFLKLFGKKREEEALALTGFLVSIPIFCDSGFVILAPIAKAISRVTKKSVISLGAALAAGLVITHTLVPPTPGPLGVCGIFGVDVGKFILYGLVVAIPMTVACTFYARWIGKRLYQIPDDKEGFVRLPYQEPDYSQDFSVGFENLPSTLESFAPLFLPIILILISTVSSALGKTSGFMQVFQFLGSPIVAVGIGLVLAIFTLGRNLTREEAIKEMERGMASAGIIMLVTGGGGALGQIIKDSGLGTYMAEALAGTAVPIVILPFLISTAMRFIQGSGTVAMTTAASISAPIILAAGVNPILGALACCVGSLFFSYFNDSYFWVVNRTLGVGEVKDQIATYSITSTIAWAVGFVEVLILSIFL
- a CDS encoding DeoR/GlpR family DNA-binding transcription regulator, whose translation is MMMAERQIKILNMIQEDGSVQVEELAKELDVSPMTIRRDLEKLQKEGLIERCHGGAVSKTEVAYADKSVKNHGQKELIAEKCVEFIREGTTVYLDAGTTTYEIAKRIMEMENMTVITNDLEIALLMKNSKAELILCGGYVQKSTGSTLGYYTTQMIEDFRFDTGFFGAAAISGEFHVLTPTTDKAFLKRQLVKQCQQSFLAVDDSKFNRQGMNRINRLADYTGIITDHEFKEQEKAALRKQGVRIISVNQEDSND